Genomic DNA from Actinomycetota bacterium:
CCGAAGGCCTTCTTCCCGCACGCGGCGTCGCTGCGTCAGGCTTTCGCCCATTGCGCAAGATTCTCCACTGCTGCCTCCCGTAGGAGTCTGGGCCGTGTCTCAGTCCCAGTGTGGCTGTACGAGCTCTCACTCCAGCTACCCGTCGTCGCCTTGGTGAGCCGTTACCTCACCAACTAGCTGATAGGCCGCGAGGCCGTCCTGCGCCGCCGGAGCTTTCCTGTCCAGATCATGCGATCCGGAGAGAATATCCGGTATTAGCCCCGGTTTCCCGGGGTTATCCCAAAGCGCAGGGTGGGTTCCTCACGTGTTACTCACCCGTTCGCCGGTTTCCACCACCCCGAAGGGTGGCTTCGTCCCTCGACTTGCATGTGTTAAACGCGCCGCCAGCGTTCGTCCTGAGCCAGGATCAAACTCTCCGTTGAACGATCGATATATCCAGTACGGACATTCGATGCGAAGGAGAGCTGGATAACAGCTCCATTTTATGGGTCCGTGGTCATCCTCGGATGCCACGGGATACAACGACCGTCTCAGTTTCACCGCTGAACGCGGTTCCCAAGGACGGGGTCATGTGCACTGGCTTTTGGCACGCTATGCAGTTTTCAAGGATCGGGTCTGGTGACCGTCGCGGGTTCCGCTCCCTTTGGAGCCGGCTTCCGCCGTGGTCACGCGCGTCCGCTTCGGCGCCCCCTCTCCCGATCGGGAGCCTCAGCGCCGAGACTCTGCGGCCCGACGCGCACGTCGGGCCGGACAGAAAACGTTACCGTGACGTCTCTCGCCTGTCAACCGGGTTCTGCGCCCCGTCGGGCGATCCCCGCCGCGCCGGGGCCGTTGTCGTGGCCGCCGGCGCGCGGACCTTACCTGGTGGGTACCGGGGCGACAACCGCCACGACGCCCACTGGTGAGTCCGCTCCGGGCACACGGCGGTGCGGGTCTTCCCCACCCCACTTCGTGCCCTGCTCCCTGTCCAACACGCCCCGCGGGACGGATGTTCCCGCCCCCCGAGCCGATCCCGCGACCGTCCGCGACGCGTCGGCTTCGCTGCTCGGGGGGGGCACCTGCGTACGCTGCCGCGGCATGCGGGGGTTGGGACAGGCTCGGCTCGTGGCGGCGGGGGTCGCCCTGGTCGGCGCTGCGTGCGCGCAGGTCGTCGTCCTGGAACCCGGCGACCCGATCGCGTTCGTCCAGCAACCCCAGACCTCGCACGTGCTGGCGGCCGACGGCACGGTGCTGGCCGCACTGCACGCCGAGCAGGACCGCGAGGCCGTCCCACTGGACCGGGTGCCCGCCGAGCTGGTCGCGGCGGTGATCGCCGTCGAGGACCGGCGGTTCTTCCTGCACCGCGGTGTGGACGTCCCCGCGATCGCCCGAGCGGCGGTGCGCAACGTGGAAGCCGGCGCCGTGGAGGAAGGCGGGTCGACCATCACCCAGCAGTACGTCAAGAACACCATGCTGGGTCCCGCGCGTACCGCGGAACGCAAGCTCAAGGAGGCGGCGCTCGCGTACCAGCTCGAGCAGCACCATTCCAAGGAACAGATCCTCGAGCGCTACCTCAACACGATCTACTTCGGCCACGGCGCGTACGGCGTGCACGCCGCGGCCCAACGCTACTTCGGCCGGCCGGTGGACGCGCTCACACTGGCCCAGTCGGCACTGCTGGCCGGGTTGATCGCCTCGCCCGCCCGGTGGGATCCCCACACCCGACCGCAGGCCGCAGGCGAGCGGCGCGCCCACGTGCTCGACGCGATGGTCGCCACCGGGCGGCTCGACCGCACGGCCGCCGCCGAAGCGGCGAACGAGCCCCTGGACCTCATCCCGCTGCCAACCGACCGGCGCCACCGCGCTCCCTACGTCGTCGAGGAGGTCCGCCGCCTGATCGCCCGCGACGAGGACGGGGCGTTCGCGGCGTTGGGGGACGACCCCGACGAGCGCCTGGCGACGCTGTACACGGGCGGCTTGCGCATCCACACCACGATCGATCTGCGCATGCAGGACCAAGCCGAGGCGGCGATCGCCGGGGTCCTGGCCGAACCCGATGACCCCTCCGCCGCGCTGGTCGCGATCGACCCTGCCAGCGGCGCGGTCCGGGCGCTGGTCGGTGGACGTGACTTCTACGACGAAGACGGCCCCCACGCCCGCTTCAACCTCGCCACTCAGGGCCGTCGCCAGCCGGGTTCGGCGTTCAAACCCGTGGTGCTGGCCGCCGCCCTGTCCCGCGGTGTCGCCCTGGAGCGGACCTTCCCTGGCGGGTCGTCGGTGACCATCCCCGACCCGGCTTGCCGGGGACCGCAAGGCCCGTGGTCACCGTCGAACTACGACCACCGCGCGTTCGGGCCGGTGACGTTGCGCGGAGCGACCATCCACAGCGTCAACACCGTCTACGCCCGACTGGCCGCGGAGCTGGGCCCCGAGACGCTGCTGGCCACGGCCCGCAACCTCGGCATCAAGGGCGAGCTTCCCGCCGTGTGCGCGCTGGCGCTGGGAGCCGGAGAGGTCTCCCCGGCGGACCTGGCCGCCGCCTACCAGCCGTTCGCCGCGCTCGGTCGGCGTCATCCCGCCCACCTGATCGCCAGGATCGAGACGGCGGACGGCGATGTCGTCCACGAGCGTCAGGCCGAGTCCTACCAGGTCCTCGACGAAGCGGTCGCCCACCTGGTGACACGCACCCTGCAGGAAGCGGTCCAGCGCGGGACCGGGGTGAACGCCGCGATCGGTCGGCCCCAGGCGGGCAAGACCGGCACCACCGACGGGTCGACCGACGCCTGGTTCGTGGGGTACACCCCCGATCTGGTCGCCGCCGTGTGGATCGGGTTCGCCGAGGGCAAGATCGCCATGGTCCCGCCCCGCACCCGCATCCGTGTGGAAGGCGGCCGCTGGCCGGCGCAGATCTGGGCCGCGTTCGCCAAGGAGGCGCTGGCCGACGCTCCGCCCCGCGAGTTCGAAGTCCCGGAGGTGTCCCTGGTCACCGTCGAGGTCGACATCTCCCGCAACTGCCTGCCCAACCCCTACACCCCACCGGAGCTCGTGCAGGCCCGCGAGTACCTGCGCGGCACCGAACCGACCGAGCTTTGCACCGAACCGACCGGCCCACCGGTCGACGACGTGCCTGACGTGACCGGTCTGACCCGCGCAACCGCACTGCGACTGCTGCGCTCGAAGGGCTTCGTCGTCGAGGAGCGCCCCGTGGCGTCGAAGGTGTACCCGCCCGGGTACGTCACCGGCCAGCAGCCCCTGGCAGGCGGCCGCGTCGACCCGTCGGTGGGCAAGCTCGTGATCTGGGTGTCGGTCAACCCTCGCGAGCACGCGGTCGTCGCCGACGTGGTCGGGCTCGAGCTGGAGTCGGCGGTGGCGCGGCTGGAGTCCCAAGCGTGGGTGGTGCAGTCGCTGTACGTCTGCCCGGAGCACGGGTGCCCACCCGACGCCCGCCCGGGGCGCGTGTGGGAGCAGGACCCGCCCGCGGGCAGCCGTGAGCGCCTCCACTCGGTGGTCGTGCTCCGCGCCTACCCGCGGTAGCCGTCGCCGCAACCACGCGGACGTCAACTGCCCGCGCGGGGATGGCGGGCGTAGCGACTGACCTCGGGTACCCCCGCGACCCAGAACCGCCACGGCTGGTCGGCGGCGAGCCGGATGCCGGTCCGCGGCCCGGTGACCACCGCATCGTCTGCGGGGCGCCACCCGTCGTCCTCGACGCGGAGCGGGGAACCGGCGTCGGTCACGTCGACGCCGCTGTGGTCGGCGGCGACGGCCAGGCCCTGTGTCAGCCGGCCGGGGCCACGCAGCAGGTCACGGTCACGGTCGACTGCGCTGCGGCGTGGACGGACGTAGTCGTGTCCGGCCAGCAGGACCGCCGCGCGCAACAGCACAGCCGCCGCGACGCCCTCAGCCTCGCACGCGATGTTCATGCAGTGGTGCATGCCGTAGGTGAAGTAGACGTAGAGGTGACCGGGAGGGCCGAACATCACCTCGTTGCGGGGGGTCCGGCCACGGTAGGAGTGGCTGGCCGGGTCGCTCTGGTGGTAGGCCTCGGTCTCCACCAGCCGGGCGATCGTCTGGCTGCCGTCGTCCTCACGGCGGACGACCACCTTGCCGAGGATGTCGGCGGCGACCTGCAGCACCGGACGGTCGTAGAAGGCACGGTCGAGGACCGCCCGGCGGGCGTGCAGCTGGCCGTAGTCGCTCACCGGGTTGTGACGGTCACCGGGCAGCCCCGCGGCGTCGGCTCGCCACGACCCAGTCCAGGAAACGGTCGGTCGGCCAGGTGTTGGCGATGCGGTCGGCGGGCACCCAGCCGCGTTCGGCCAGCCGGACCCCGAACTGGAGGTTGTCGAACTCGCGGATGCGGTGCGCGTCGCTGTTGACGACGAACGTGACGTTGCCGCCCCGGGCGGCGCGCAGCACCTCGGCTGAGGCGTCGAGGCGATCCAGATGGGAGTTGATCTCGATGGCGGTGTCGGTGGCTGCGGCCGCGTCCAGGATCGTGTCGACGTCCAGGTCGATCCCCGGGCGACGTCCGATCCGGCGACCCTGCAGATGCCCGATGCAGCGCACGGCCGGATGGTGGATGGCGGTCAGGACCCGGTTCGTCTGCGCCGCCCGGTCGCGGCGGAAGTGGCTGTGCACGCTGGCGACCGTCCAGTCGAAGCTCGCCAGGAACTCCTCGTCGTAGTCGAGGTCGCCGTCCGCGCCGATGTTCAGCTCGCAGCCGTGCAGGACCCTGATCCGCCCGGCGTGACGGCGGTTGAGTGCGGCGATCCGCTCGCGCTGGGCGAGCATGTCGTCGGCCGACACGCCGCTGATGCGCAGATCCTCGCCGTGGTCGGTGATCGCCAGGTACCGCAACCCCCGGCTCAGCGCCGCATCGACCATCTCGTCGAGGGTGTTGCGTCCGTCGCCGGAGAGGTCGGTGTGGACGTGGAGGTCGCCGCGGAGGTCGGCGACCGACGCCACGCGTGGCAGTTCATCTGCCGCGGCGGCGGCGACCTCGCCGACGTCCTCGCGCATCCCCGGCGGGACCCACTGCAGGTCCAAGGCGGCGTAGATGTCCTCCTCGGTCTGCGCCGCCAGCAGCCTGCCCGTGTCGGTCTCCCACAGGCCGTACTCGTTGAGGCTCCACCCGCGTCGGACGGCCCGCTCCCGGACCCGGACGTTGTGCGCCTGCGAGCCGGTGAAGTACTGCAGGGCGGCGCCGAACTCCTCGCGTCGAACGACGCGCAGGTCCAGCTGCAGCCCCCGTGCCGTGACCACGGTCGCTTTCTTGTCCCCCCGTGCAGCCACCTCCCGGACCATCGCCATCCGCGTGAACGTGTCCATCACCGGCGTCGGGTCGACGGCCGCCACGACCACGTCCACGTCGGCGACGGTCTCACGGAAGCGGCGCAGCGAGCCGGCGTAGGCGACCTCGTCGACGTCGTCGACCCGGCGCAGCAACGCGGTCACCTCCGTGGCGACGGGCAGGGCGTCGGCGATGGTGGTCCGCCGCTCCTTGCCGGTCAGGCCGAGCTTGGCGATGTTCGCGGCGATGTTCTCCTCGGTCTTCACGCCCAGCCCCGGGACGTCACGGAGCCGGCCGGCAGCCACCGCCGCGCGCAGGTCGTCGATGCTGCGGATCCCCAGATGCTCGTGCAGCAGCGCCACCGTCTTGGGCCCGATCCCCGGAACACGGATCAGCTCGAGGTAGCCGGGGGGGTACCGGTCTCGCAGCTCCTCGAGTCGGGCGATCGTCCCCGTGTCGGCGAACTCGGCGATCTTGGCGGCGATGGCCCGCCCGATGCCCGGCAGCGCGGTCAGCTCGGCCTGGTTGAGCGCCGTCACGTCGTGAGGGCAGGCCTCGACCGCCCGGACCCCGTTGTGGTAGGCCCGGGCACGGAACGACTGGCGGGTGCCGTCCTCGAGCTCGGTGAGCATCGCGAGCTCGTGCAGGAGCCGGGCGACGTCGGCGTTGGTGGGCATCTAGTGGCCGCCGGCGCGGTTGGCGGCGATGACCTCCCGCGCGACGGTCAGCTGCGCTGCGACCGACGCGGTGGCGGTCCCCAGCGTGCTGCTGCGGCGCTCGACCGCCTGGCGGACGTCGAGGAGATCGGCCACCGATCGGTCCAGGGCCGGATGGGCGCCGGCGAGCTCGGCGGGGTCGAGGTCCTGCAGGTCGCGGCCGTCGTATTCGGCACGGCGGACCAGCTCACCGACGACGTCGTGGGCATCGCGGAAGGGCACCCCGCGCCGGACGAGCTCCTCCGCGAGGTCGGTGGCCAGCGACGAGGCGCCCGCGGCCGCGGTCTCGAGCCGTTGACGGTCGAACTCCAGCGTGGCCACCATCCCGGTCACGGCCGGGAGCGTCACCTGCAGGGTGTCGACCGCGTCGAACACCGGCTCCTTGTCCTCCTGCAGGTCGCGGTTGTAGGTCAGCGGCAGCCCCTTCACGGTCGTGAGCAGCGCCACCAGGTCGCCGACGATCCGCCCGCACTTGGCCCTGACGAGCTCAGCGATGTCGGGGTTGCGTTTCTGGGGCATGATTGACGACCCGGTGCAGAAGGGGTCTGCGACGCGCACGAAACCGAACTCGGCTGAGCTCCACACGACGAGCTCCTCACCGATCCGCGACAGCGTGGTGGCCAGGAGCGCAGCGGCGGCCAGGAACTCCAGCGCGAAGTCGCGGGAGGCCACCGCGTCCATGGAGTTGTGGGTCACACGACTGAACCCCAACGCGGCGGCGTACCCGGCCGGGTCCAGCGGCAGGGTGGTTCCGGCGAGCGCACCGGCACCCAGCACCGACTCGTCGGCACGGCGGGCGCAGTCACGCAGCCGCCCCACGTCACGGTCGAGCATCCACAGGTAGGCCAGCAGGTGGTGGCTGAGCAGCACCGGCTGGGCGCGTTGCAGGTGGGTGTAACCGGGAGCGATCCAGTCCAGGTGCGCGTCGGCCTGGTCGGCCAGCACCTCCTGGAGGT
This window encodes:
- a CDS encoding PBP1A family penicillin-binding protein; protein product: MAAGVALVGAACAQVVVLEPGDPIAFVQQPQTSHVLAADGTVLAALHAEQDREAVPLDRVPAELVAAVIAVEDRRFFLHRGVDVPAIARAAVRNVEAGAVEEGGSTITQQYVKNTMLGPARTAERKLKEAALAYQLEQHHSKEQILERYLNTIYFGHGAYGVHAAAQRYFGRPVDALTLAQSALLAGLIASPARWDPHTRPQAAGERRAHVLDAMVATGRLDRTAAAEAANEPLDLIPLPTDRRHRAPYVVEEVRRLIARDEDGAFAALGDDPDERLATLYTGGLRIHTTIDLRMQDQAEAAIAGVLAEPDDPSAALVAIDPASGAVRALVGGRDFYDEDGPHARFNLATQGRRQPGSAFKPVVLAAALSRGVALERTFPGGSSVTIPDPACRGPQGPWSPSNYDHRAFGPVTLRGATIHSVNTVYARLAAELGPETLLATARNLGIKGELPAVCALALGAGEVSPADLAAAYQPFAALGRRHPAHLIARIETADGDVVHERQAESYQVLDEAVAHLVTRTLQEAVQRGTGVNAAIGRPQAGKTGTTDGSTDAWFVGYTPDLVAAVWIGFAEGKIAMVPPRTRIRVEGGRWPAQIWAAFAKEALADAPPREFEVPEVSLVTVEVDISRNCLPNPYTPPELVQAREYLRGTEPTELCTEPTGPPVDDVPDVTGLTRATALRLLRSKGFVVEERPVASKVYPPGYVTGQQPLAGGRVDPSVGKLVIWVSVNPREHAVVADVVGLELESAVARLESQAWVVQSLYVCPEHGCPPDARPGRVWEQDPPAGSRERLHSVVVLRAYPR
- a CDS encoding DNA-3-methyladenine glycosylase, translating into MHARRAVLDRAFYDRPVLQVAADILGKVVVRREDDGSQTIARLVETEAYHQSDPASHSYRGRTPRNEVMFGPPGHLYVYFTYGMHHCMNIACEAEGVAAAVLLRAAVLLAGHDYVRPRRSAVDRDRDLLRGPGRLTQGLAVAADHSGVDVTDAGSPLRVEDDGWRPADDAVVTGPRTGIRLAADQPWRFWVAGVPEVSRYARHPRAGS
- the polX gene encoding DNA polymerase/3'-5' exonuclease PolX, which gives rise to MPTNADVARLLHELAMLTELEDGTRQSFRARAYHNGVRAVEACPHDVTALNQAELTALPGIGRAIAAKIAEFADTGTIARLEELRDRYPPGYLELIRVPGIGPKTVALLHEHLGIRSIDDLRAAVAAGRLRDVPGLGVKTEENIAANIAKLGLTGKERRTTIADALPVATEVTALLRRVDDVDEVAYAGSLRRFRETVADVDVVVAAVDPTPVMDTFTRMAMVREVAARGDKKATVVTARGLQLDLRVVRREEFGAALQYFTGSQAHNVRVRERAVRRGWSLNEYGLWETDTGRLLAAQTEEDIYAALDLQWVPPGMREDVGEVAAAAADELPRVASVADLRGDLHVHTDLSGDGRNTLDEMVDAALSRGLRYLAITDHGEDLRISGVSADDMLAQRERIAALNRRHAGRIRVLHGCELNIGADGDLDYDEEFLASFDWTVASVHSHFRRDRAAQTNRVLTAIHHPAVRCIGHLQGRRIGRRPGIDLDVDTILDAAAATDTAIEINSHLDRLDASAEVLRAARGGNVTFVVNSDAHRIREFDNLQFGVRLAERGWVPADRIANTWPTDRFLDWVVASRRRGAAR
- the argH gene encoding argininosuccinate lyase; translated protein: MGAAGARDRSAVTGRLWGGRFAQDPDEAAWRLSASTGFDYRLWRQDLTSSKAHARELARIGILDGHEARRLEEALDECAQLFARGEFPWAVTDEDLHGAVERWLTERLGPLGGKLRAGRSRNDQIVNDLKLWLRDACADLVHAIADLQEVLADQADAHLDWIAPGYTHLQRAQPVLLSHHLLAYLWMLDRDVGRLRDCARRADESVLGAGALAGTTLPLDPAGYAAALGFSRVTHNSMDAVASRDFALEFLAAAALLATTLSRIGEELVVWSSAEFGFVRVADPFCTGSSIMPQKRNPDIAELVRAKCGRIVGDLVALLTTVKGLPLTYNRDLQEDKEPVFDAVDTLQVTLPAVTGMVATLEFDRQRLETAAAGASSLATDLAEELVRRGVPFRDAHDVVGELVRRAEYDGRDLQDLDPAELAGAHPALDRSVADLLDVRQAVERRSSTLGTATASVAAQLTVAREVIAANRAGGH